Proteins from a genomic interval of Equus quagga isolate Etosha38 chromosome 11, UCLA_HA_Equagga_1.0, whole genome shotgun sequence:
- the LOC124247634 gene encoding LOW QUALITY PROTEIN: olfactory receptor 3A1-like (The sequence of the model RefSeq protein was modified relative to this genomic sequence to represent the inferred CDS: inserted 1 base in 1 codon), whose product MQPESVINGTGITEFILLGLVETPELWPVVFILFLFAYMVTVGSNLSILAAILVESKLHTPMYFFLGNLSVLDVGCITVTVPSMLGRLLSHKRTIPYEACLTQLFFFHLLVGVDCFLLTAMAYDRFLAICQPLTYSTRMSQTVQRMMVAVSWACAFTNALTHTVAVSTLNFCGPSVINHFYYDLPQLFQLSCSSTQLNELLLFAVGFIMAGTPXALVVTSYAHVAAAVLRIRSVEGRKKAFSTCGSHLTVVAIFYGSGIFNYMRLGSAKLSDKDKAFGIFNTVINPMLNPIIYSLRNPDVQGALWRVLRGRWSLA is encoded by the exons ATGCAGCCAGAATCTGTGATCAATGGAACAGGCATTACTGAGTTCATCCTACTGGGCTTGGTGGAGACACCAGAGCTTTGGCCAGTTGTCTTTATACTCTTCCTCTTTGCCTACATGGTCACAGTCGGGAGCAACCTCAGCATCCTGGCAGCCATCTTGGTGGAGTCCAaactccacacccccatgtacttcttcctggggAACCTATCAGTGCTGGATGTTGGGTGCATCACCGTCACTGTTCCCTCAATGTTGGGTCGTCTCTTGTCCCACAAGCGTACAATTCCCTATGAAGCCTGCCTCACACAGCTCTTCTTCTTCCATCTCCTGGTTGGGGTGGACTGCTTCCTGTTGACAGCCATGGCCTATGACCGATTCCTGGCCATCTGCCAGCCCCTCACCTACAGCACCCGCATGAGCCAGACGGTCCAGAGGATGATGGTGGCTGTATCCTGGGCTTGTGCCTTCACCAATGCACTGACTCACACTGTAGCCGTATCCACACTCAACTTCTGTGGTCCCAGTGTGATCAATCACTTCTACTATGACCTTCCACAGCTCTTCCAGCTCTCTTGCTCCAGCACTCAACTCAACGAGCTGCTGCTCTTTGCTGTTGGTTTCATAATGGCAGGTACCC CGGCTCTTGTTGTCACCTCGTATGCTCATGTGGCAGCTGCAGTTCTACGAATCCGTTCAGTAGAGGGCAGGAAGAAAGCCTTCTCCACATGTGGCTCCCATCTCACTGTGGTTGCCATATTCTATGGTTCAGGTATCTTTAACTACATGCGACTAGGTTCAGCCAAGCTTTCAGACAAAGATAAAGCTTTTGGAATTTTTAACACTGTCATCAACCCCATGCTGAATCCAATCATCTACAGCCTTAGGAACCCTGATGTGCAGGGTGCCCTATGGCGGGTGCTCAGGGGCAGGTGGTCACTGGCTTGA